A single genomic interval of Epinephelus fuscoguttatus linkage group LG22, E.fuscoguttatus.final_Chr_v1 harbors:
- the irak3 gene encoding interleukin-1 receptor-associated kinase 3, translated as MDSSTFLYDVPPAVVERFCKIMDSGDDRFGWRGLAVRVVPSLLEVRMLERVEAAGRSPTRELLWSWAQENPRVQDLLKVLQDMGHHRALQLFQGQAQELPVPPCKAHAESKGQMSAAEERESFQQEASSATPAPSFMNSSGENLPPIITFQDIMEGTRDFHHEMRISEGHFSDVYRAQIGNKMVAVKLFKQTNTASWKKLWDIFRKDIEIHHLYKHPNILDLLCCFSDECRYCLVYPYLPNGSLFGRLHHQDGEPPLSWQERLTIIKGTAKALHHLHTAQPCPVICGNISSSSILLDDTLQPKLSNFGLARLRPHSANQQCTITLDTRFHSNLGYLPEEYIRDGKLSFSLDVYSFGMVIMETVTGRKVTEDGSKQTPLRDLLITEVEDSGGVDSCLQFLDVAAGRWPTALALGLLRLALDCTASRHRSRPKMENVLLELSKLLPPPSCPPADQPRSLEDVNPVNALLSPPPSIPVEHNEQHSTPGSVTHAGPCECSQSEVTYLSEVLGADGEAAADLYSSWPVQCSCPAETGSLTCEDCRANGFTLNHTDSPQTDSIVVENPAKERLRNKLSLYNGGLIHSEELFSETGLQ; from the exons ATGGACTCCTCCACTTTTCTCTACGATGTCCCTCCGGCAGTCGTCGAAAGATTCTGTAAAATCATGGATAGTGGAGATGACAGGTTCGGCTGGCGCGGACTAG CTGTCCGAGTTGTCCCCAGCTTGTTAGAGGTCCGCATGTTGGAGCGTGTGGAGGCAGCAGGTCGGAGCCCCACCAGGGAGCTGCTGTGGTCCTGGGCTCAGGAGAATCCGAGAGTGCAGGACCTGCTGAAGGTGCTGCAAGACATGGGCCACCACAGGGCCCTGCAGCTCTTCCAGGGTCAAGCTCAAG AGTTGCCTGTACCCCCCTGCAAAGCACATGCAGAGTCCAAAGGGCAGATGTCAGCAGCTGAAGAGAGG GAATCCTTCCAGCAAGAGGCGAGTTCTGCAACTCCAGCACCCTCTTTCA TGaactccagtggagaaaacCTACCACCCATAATCACTTTTCAAGACATAATGGAAGGAACCAGAGATTTCCATCATGAGATGAGAATTTCAGAGGGACACTTTTCTGATGTCTACAGAGCACAAATTGGAAATAAAATGGTTGCAGTGAAGCTTTTTAAACAG ACAAATACAGCATCATGGAAGAAGCTGTGGGATATCTTCAGAAAAGATATTGAAATTCATCATTT GTACAAACATCCAAATATCTTAGACTTGTTGTGCTGTTTTTCTGATGAGTGCCGCTACTGTCTGGTCTATCCTTACCTGCCCAATGGATCGCTCTTCGGCAGACTCCACCATCAG GATGGAGAGCCCCCCCTGTCCTGGCAGGAACGTCTCACCATCATTAAGGGAACTGCAAAGGCCTTACATCATCTCCATACAGCCCAGCCCTGCCCTGTGATCTGTGGCAACATCTCCAG TTCTAGCATCCTCTTGGATGATACCCTACAGCCCAAGCTGTCTAACTTTGGGTTGGCTCGCCTCCGTCCTcattcagccaatcagcagtGTACTATCACTCTGGATACCAGGTTCCACAGCAACCTGGGTTACCTCCCTGAGGAGTACATCCGAGATGGCAAGCTGTCCTTCAGCCTGGATGTGTACAGCTTTGGAATG GTGATAATGGAAACAGTAACAGGACGGAAGGTCACAGAGGACGGATCTAAACAAACACCACTG AGAGATCTGCTTATCACTGAGGTGGAGGACAGCGGCGGTGTAGATTCTTGtctgcagtttttggatgtggCAGCCGGTCGGTGGCCGACCGCCTTGGCCCTCGGCCTCCTGCGGCTGGCCTTGGACTGCACTGCCAGCCGCCACCGCAGCAGGCCGAAAATGGAGAAT GTGCTTCTGGAATTGAGCAAGCTGCTTCCTCCACCCAGCTGCCCCCCTGCAGACCAACCCCGCAGCCTTGAAGATGTAAACCCTGTTAATGCCCTGCTGAGCCCCCCACCCTCCATACCTGTAGAGCACAATGAGCAGCACAGCACCCCTGGCTCTGTAACGCATGCAGGGCCCTGTGAATGCAGCCAGTCGGAGGTGACATATCTGAGTGAGGTGCTGGGTGCTGACggtgaggcagcagcagacctgTACAGCAGCTGGCCTGTACAGTGCAGCTGCCCTGCTGAGACAGGCAGCCTGACATGTGAGGACTGCAGGGCCAATGGCTTCACCCTCAACCACACAGACAGTCCTCAGA CTGACTCCATTGTGGTGGAAAACCCAGCCAAGGAGAGACTGAGGAACAAACTGAGTCTGTATAATGGAGGGCTGATTCACTCAGAGGAACTGTTCTCTGAAACCGGACTGCAGTAG
- the cdnf gene encoding cerebral dopamine neurotrophic factor, which translates to MSVWSLAFLLFIRGFTFSAGGDCEVCVDFLNRLYGSLTSAHRELTPSLVEEELIQACAVAQGKEARLCYYLGASSDAATRVTASVSRPLASHVPVEKICQRLSSRDTQICQLRYEPQLKDLSSDGLKKLRVLELRNILASWGEECRGCLEKHEFVSLIQEKAPLHSHSMEL; encoded by the exons ATGTCGGTGTGGTCGCTCGCCTTTCTGCTGTTTATCAGAGGGTTTACTTTTTCTGCAGGAGGCGACTGTGAAG TGTGTGTGGACTTCCTCAACAGACTGTATGGCAGTCTGACCTCAGCTCATAGGGAACTCACCCCCTCTttggtggaggaggagctgatCCAGGCCTGCGCTGTCGCCCAGGGGAAGGAAGCGAGGCtg TGTTACTACCTAGGAGCCAGCAGTGATGCCGCGACCCGCGTCACAGCATCAGTATCTCGACCTCTGGCCTCCCACGTCCCTGTTGAGAAGATCTGCCAGCgcctcagcagcagagacacacagatcTGTCAGCTCAGATATG AGCCTCAGCTGAAGGATCTGAGCAGTGACGGGCTCAAAAAGCTGAGAGTCTTGGAGCTGAGGAACATTTTAGCCTCATGGGGAGAAGAGTGTCGAGGGTGTTTGGAGAAACACGAGTTTGTCAGCCTCATTCAGGAGAAAGCACCGCTGCACAGTCACAGTATGGAACTATGA
- the hspa14 gene encoding heat shock 70 kDa protein 14, translating into MAAIGVHFGYTCACVAIFKDGRADVVANDAGDRVTPAVVGYRDTEQIVGIAAKQGRVRNAANTVVKVKQVLGRSFDHPETQTHRAETKCQVVSRQEKPYYEITAGEHPEYIAPEDVAKLIFHKMKETAQSALGSDVTEAVITVPFEFAHAQKSALREAAEAAGFHVLRLIHEPAAALLAYNIGQDCSSGKSHVLVYKLGGTSLSVTALQVNGGMFRVLNTHTDHSIGGESFTQALAQHLAAEFKRTFKHDVSSNARAMMKLMNGADMAKHSLSSLGSANCFVDSLHDGTDFECNISRARFELLCSSLFNKSIQPIRTLLEEAGLSTSDINKVVLCGGSARIPRLQQMIRDMFPDVELLSSAPPDEVIAVGAALEAGLLVGKDDLAPEEESVTVDVSATDILVKELDENGAEVFTVLLPSGTPLPARRHHVLSGGGDLSSVCLEIYQRCVTEQPEKLAKIVLKNLQPKEENHDIDTVVTMKRDGSVHVSCVEQISGRPEVITIAAAS; encoded by the exons ATGGCTGCCATAGGGGTTCACTTCGGGTATACCTGCGCTTGTGTGGCGATATTTAAG gATGGGCGGGCTGATGTTGTGGCTAATGATGCAGGAGACAGAGTGACCCCAGCTGTGGTGGGCTACAGAGACACTGAGCAG ATTGTAGGTATAGCAGCAAAGCAAGGACGGGTCCGCAACGCTGCTAACACAGTTGTCAAAGTGAAACAAGTGCTGGGGAGAAG CTTTGATCATCCAGAGACACAAACTCATAGAGCAGAGACAAAGTGTCAG GTGGTCAGCAGACAAGAGAAGCCTTATTATGAGATCACAGCAGGAGAACACCCTGAGTATATTGCTCCAGAGGATGTGGCAAAACTCATCTTCCACAAAATGAAAG AAACGGCTCAGTCAGCCCTGGGCTCGGATGTCACTGAAGCAGTCATCACCGTCCCCTTTGAGTTTGCACATGCTCAGAAGAGCGCTCTGAG GGAGGCAGCTGAAGCTGCAGGCTTCCATGTACTGAGGCTGATCCATgaacctgctgctgctctgttggCCTATAACATTGGACAGGACTGTTCTTCTGGAAAGAG CCACGTCTTAGTGTATAAGCTGGGCGGGACATCCCTGAGTGTGACAGCGCTGCAGGTCAATGGAGGAATGTTCCGGGTTCTCAACACCCACACTGACCACAGCATTGGAGGAGAGAGCTTCACCCAGGCCTTGGCCCAGCACCTAGCTGCCGAATTCAAACG CACCTTTAAGCACGATGTGAGCAGTAACGCTCGGGCCATGATGAAGCTGATGAACGGAGCGGACATGGCCAAACACTCTCTGTCCTCACTGGGGTCAGCCAATTGCTTCGTTGACTCCCTGCATGACGGCACCGACTTTGAATGCAACATATCCAG AGCTCGATTTGAGCTGCTCTGCTCCTCGCTCTTCAACAAGAGCATCCAGCCAATCAGAACCCTGCTAGAGGAGGCAGGACTCTCAACCAGTGACATAAACAAG GTGGTTCTCTGCGGTGGCTCAGCCAGGATCCCTCGCCTCCAACAGATGATCCGTGATATGTTTCCTGATGTGGAGCTTCTCAGCTCAGCGCCTCCTGATGAAGTCATCGCTGTGGGAGCGGCCCTGGAAGCAGGCTTACTGGTGGGCAAAGATGACCTTGCCCCTGAGGAGGAGTCTGTCACAGTGGATGTTTCTGCCACTGACATACTAGTGAAG GAGCTGGATGAAAACGGAGCCGAGGTATTCACTGTTCTACTTCCATCAGGCACGCCCCTCCCTGCCCGCAGACATCACGTCCTGAGTGGAGGGGGGGACCTGTCCTCCGTGTGTCTGGAGATTTACCAGAGATGTGTCACGGAGCAGCCTGAAAAACTAGCTAAG ATTGTGTTGAAGAACCTGCAGCCTAAAGAGGAGAACCACGACATCGACACTGTGGTGACCATGAAAAG GGATGGCTCCGTTCATGTTTCCTGTGTAGAACAGATCAGTGGAAGGCCGGAGGTCATCACCATAGCAGCTGCATCATGA
- the prl2 gene encoding prolactin 2 — protein sequence MNRQIKQMSFVWVVLVCLTRLTSVGAAPLCANAQAGCHVLSLANLFDRVIQHSGRMHGISNDLHSEFEQYFLPSKNQIGRVSRNCHTSTILTPNGKENAQRMAREELMEVILKLLVAWRDPLWHFHQSMAHHDFNNFSSNKALEMSDMVHELRKGVEKVAEKMQLLGLTSNTVSSLASPEDLLPPDSAEWRLMKDYDLLYCFRRDSNKVQNYLKILKCRIVPEHGC from the exons atgaacagacagattaaacaaa TGTCTTTTGTGTGGGTGGTGTTGGTCTGTCTGACCAGACTGACCAGCGTGGGTGCAGCACCCCTCTGTGCCAATGCCCAGGCTGGGTGCCATGTCCTCTCCCTGGCGAACCTGTTTGACCGGGTCATCCAACACTCAGGCAGGATGCATGGCATTTCAAATGACCTTCACTCCGAGTTT GAGCAGTACTTCCTGCCCAGTAAGAATCAAATCGGCCGGGTCAGTCGCAACTGTCACACTTCCACCATCCTCACCCCAAATGGCAAGGAGAACGCTCAGAGAATGGCG AGAGAGGAGCTGATGGAGGTGATTCTGAAGCTCCTGGTGGCCTGGAGGGATCCTCTCTGGCATTTCCATCAGAGCATGGCTCACCACGACTTCAACAACTTCAGCTCCAATAAAGCTCTGGAGATGAGCGACATGGTGCACGAGCTACGCAAAGGTGTAGAGAAAGTGGCTGAGAAG ATGCAGCTGTTGGGGTTAACAAGTAACACTGTCAGCAGCCTGGCttctcctgaggatttgttgccACCTGACAGTGCTGAGTGGCGCCTGATGAAAGACTACGACCTCCTCTACTGTTTTCGCCGAGACTCCAACAAGGTCCAGAACTACCTGAAGATCCTCAAGTGTCGCATCGTTCCAGAGCACGGATGCTGA